Proteins encoded in a region of the Mucispirillum schaedleri ASF457 genome:
- the holA gene encoding DNA polymerase III subunit delta, protein MEKYFITGSSYFIDKNIKLFTPKDDNLDLEIFFGDELNKEDFLSYINSVDLFGSPKAAIIRNAGRIKDIEHLAEIMSKCSETTLIITAPVKDKIDQSLVKIFKNKNFKVFVEEQKKAKATIYDVIDIFKEKNIKLSQEQAEIMLSKCLNNLSMVLHESEKLETYILGKKEKISVSTLLDQLSGEKEETIFALTDAFGMRDIKTALKVYSTMDNSYDSNFKIFFALSKRIMQLYLLNIDEDYLKQVHPFQLSKIKEQQKKWKIKEIVKAIDIISELDKDIKIGLKSIDNAVLSAITSADKL, encoded by the coding sequence ATGGAAAAATACTTTATAACTGGTTCTAGTTATTTTATTGATAAAAATATTAAGTTATTTACTCCAAAAGATGATAATTTAGATTTAGAAATTTTTTTTGGAGATGAGCTTAATAAAGAAGATTTTTTAAGCTATATAAATTCTGTAGATTTATTTGGAAGCCCAAAAGCTGCGATTATTAGAAATGCAGGCAGAATAAAAGATATTGAGCATCTTGCAGAGATAATGTCTAAATGTTCTGAAACAACATTAATAATAACTGCACCTGTTAAGGACAAAATTGACCAGTCATTAGTAAAAATATTTAAAAATAAAAATTTTAAAGTATTTGTTGAAGAGCAGAAAAAAGCAAAAGCAACCATATATGATGTAATAGATATTTTTAAAGAAAAAAATATAAAGTTAAGTCAAGAACAGGCAGAAATTATGCTAAGCAAATGTTTAAATAATTTAAGTATGGTATTACATGAATCAGAAAAACTTGAAACATATATACTGGGTAAAAAAGAAAAAATATCTGTTTCTACCCTTTTAGACCAGCTTTCTGGTGAAAAAGAAGAAACTATTTTTGCCCTGACAGATGCTTTTGGTATGCGTGATATAAAAACTGCTCTTAAAGTATACAGCACTATGGATAATAGTTATGATAGCAATTTTAAAATATTTTTTGCTCTTTCAAAACGAATAATGCAGCTTTATTTATTAAATATTGATGAAGATTATTTAAAACAAGTTCACCCTTTTCAACTTTCAAAAATAAAAGAACAACAAAAAAAATGGAAAATAAAAGAAATAGTAAAAGCTATTGATATTATTTCAGAACTTGACAAAGATATAAAAATTGGTTTAAAAAGTATAGATAATGCAGTTTTATCAGCAATTACTTCAGCAGATAAATTATAA